AGCGGTCCGCATCACCAAGCTGGAATCCTGACCGGCTGGACCGGCTGGACCGGCTGGACCGGCTGGACCGGCTGGACCAGCAGGAACCGGCTGACCTGCTCACCGGCTGGTCTCCCTCGGCGCCGAGGCGGGACCGGCCGGTCTGCACCGCCCGGCCCGGCCCGCCATGCTGGAACCGCCTGCTCCGGTCTGTTCCGGGCCGGGCCGGGCGGTCCGGTCCGGAACAGACCGGTCCGGACCGCCCGGCCCGGCGCTGCCGCCGTCCGAGCATCCCGCGCCCGAGGCGCCTCAGCCCGCGTCCGCCGCCTCGAAGGTCACCTTCGCCGTGTCCACCGTGCCCGCGCCGCGCCCGGGTGCGCTCTGCCACGACCAGTACAGGTTGGTGTGGGCTATCACCTGCTCCGGCGCCGGAGCGCCGTACTTGCTCAGGTCCTCCGTCGTGTGCGCGTCGCCGACCAGTGTCACGTCGTAGCCCCGTACGAAGGCGCCGTGCAGCGTCGAGCGGATGCACGCGTCGGTCTGCGCCCCGGTGACGACGACCCGGCCCACCCCGCGCTCCGCGAGCACCGACTCCAGCTCGGTGTCCTCGAAGGAGTCCTGGTAGTTCTTGTGGACGAGGGGCTCGGCGTCGAGGCGGACCAGTTCCTCGACGTACTCCCAGTTCTCGCTGCCCCGTTCGAGGTCGTCGTCGGAGTGCTGTACCCAGACGACCGGCACGTCCTGCGCGCGGGCCGCGTCGATCAGGGTGTGGATGTTCGCGATCACCTCGTCGCGCCGGGGCGCGCCCGCGACCACGCCCTTCTGGACGTCGATCACGAGCAGGGCGGTGTTCGGTCGGCCGGGCAGGGTGGTCATGGAGACCTCCGGTTCCTCGTCAGGGGCGTGATCGGTGCTCGGACGGTCCACATTAGGGCGCACCACTGACAACGGCCTCGAAGCCATCTCGTCAAGACCGTTGACGGGGTGTCATGACTCCAACAACCATGTCCTGCGACCCCGCTCTGGGAGCGCTCCCACGAGATGGCACCTCCATCTCGAAGCGAGCGTCCCGCACCTCCCCGAGGAGCCTGGACGTGAAACGACGCAGAACCACCCTGCTGTCCCTCGCGGCCCTGCTGGGCGCGGCGCTCACCGCGCTGCCCGCGCAGCAGGCCGGTGCCGACGAGGTCGAACAGGTCAGGAACGGCGGCTTCGAGACGACCGCCGACCCGTGGTGGACCAGCAATGTCACCGCCGGTCTCACCGACGGCCGGCTGTGCGCGGACGTGCCGGGCGGCACCGTCAACCGCTGGGACTCCGCCGTCGGTCAGGACGCGATCACCTTGGTGAAGGGGTCGTCGTACCGGTTCTCCTTCAGCGCCTCCGGAGTGCCCGAGGGGCATGTGGTGCGGGCGATCGTGGGCCTCGGTGTCTCCCCGTACGACACCTGGTACGAGGCGACCCCGGTGCTGGGCGAGTCGGGAGACGCCTACACGTACACGTTCACCTCGCCGGTCGACAGCACCCAGGGGCAGGTCGCCTTCCAGGTCGGCGGGAGCGCCGATCCCTGGCGGTTCTGCCTGGACGACGTGTCGCTGCTGGGCGGGGTGCCGCCGGAGGTGTACCAGCCCGACACCGGGCCACGCGTGCGCGTCAACCAGGTCGCCTATCTGCCCGCCGGACCGAAGAACGCCACCCTGGTCACCGACGCCGCCGCGAAGCTGCCCTGGCAGCTCAGGAACGGTTCCGGGGTGACGGTCGCGCGCGGCTGGAGCGTGCCGCGCGGCCTCGACGTCTCCTCCGGACAGAACGTCCACTCCATCGACTTCGGCGGCTACCGCACCCGCGGGACGGGCTTCACGCTGGTCGCCGACGGCGAGACCAGCCGCCCCTTCGACATCGGCACGGCCGGCTACGACCAGCTGCGGCTGGACGCGGTGAAGTACTACTACACGCAGCGCAGCGGCATCGCGATACGGGACGACCTGCGGCCCGGTTACGGCAGGGCGGCAGGCCATCTGGACGCGGCCCCCAACCAGGGCGACTCCGCGGTCCCGTGTCAACCCGGGGTGTGCGACTACACCCTCGACGTCACCGGCGGCTGGTACGACGCCGGTGATCACGGCAAGTACGTCGTCAACGGCGGCATCGCCACCTGGGAGCTGCTGAGC
The sequence above is a segment of the Streptomyces asoensis genome. Coding sequences within it:
- a CDS encoding cysteine hydrolase family protein — encoded protein: MTTLPGRPNTALLVIDVQKGVVAGAPRRDEVIANIHTLIDAARAQDVPVVWVQHSDDDLERGSENWEYVEELVRLDAEPLVHKNYQDSFEDTELESVLAERGVGRVVVTGAQTDACIRSTLHGAFVRGYDVTLVGDAHTTEDLSKYGAPAPEQVIAHTNLYWSWQSAPGRGAGTVDTAKVTFEAADAG